In Quercus robur chromosome 10, dhQueRobu3.1, whole genome shotgun sequence, a genomic segment contains:
- the LOC126704251 gene encoding protein ASPARTIC PROTEASE IN GUARD CELL 1-like, translating into MFFLLILIFPFDLHFIPNTAIPHVQPHPNTNIVAPKASRGFSVPLYHRAMLYREEFNLTKATSSNYDAQKTMQRQALLLDIGSDLLWRPGFFSDVRTLENILVGCANNNLGHFDEETSGILGLGLGYCSLTNQLKVTNFSFCLPGPDFIYGSTLGMFYTEPEKDNTITVPLLLNPLHPSHYFVGFQGISLNNQMVPIPSSHWEFSTNPESNIDGGVLVDSGASVSWMPTQVYEIFSSNFVQLTNMIQEEATDSTKFDTCFSTRSTSRSVPEVKFHFTNTYSLTLTMEQLFWRYSLQNKPDMLCLAFHHGLRFGFTIIGSKQLQVQGTRQTYDLVNMNLKLTPNECY; encoded by the exons atgtttttccttttgatcCTAATCTTTCCTTTTGATCTTCACTTTATCCCCAACACAGCCATCCCCCATGTTCAGCCCCACCCAAACACAAACATTGTGGCACCAAAAGCTAGTCGTGGCTTCAGTGTTCCACTGTACCACCGAGCTATGCTTTACAGAGAGGAATTCAACCTCACAAAGGCCACTAGTTCCAACTATGATGCTCAAAAGACAATGCAACGCCAAGCACTACTGTTAGACATCGGCAGTGACCTACTTTGG AGACCTGGATTTTTCTCGGATGTTAGGACCCTGGAGAACATATTAGTGGGATGCGCTAATAACAATCTAGGACACTTCGACGAAGAAACGAGTGGCATTCTTGGTCTTGGCCTTGGTTATTGCTCGTTAACTAACCAACTGAAGGTGACCAACTTTTCCTTTTGTCTGCCAGGTCCAGACTTCATTTATGGCTCCACATTAGGCATGTTCTACACCGAGCCCGAAAAGGATAACACCATCACCGTACCTTTGCTTCTTAATCCGCTTCACCCCAGCCACTATTTTGTTGGTTTCCAAGGAATTAGTTTGAACAATCAAATGGTTCCCATTCCATCATCTCACTGGGAATTCAGCACCAACCCCGAATCTAATATTGATGGTGGTGTCTTGGTTGATTCAGGAGCCTCAGTGAGTTGGATGCCGACACAAGTCTATGAAATTTTCAGTTCAAATTTCGTGCAACTCACCAATATGATCCAGGAGGAAGCCACAGACTCCACAAAATTCGACACCTGTTTCTCAACCAGGTCCACATCCAGAAGTGTCCCTGAAGTCAAATTTCATTTCACCAACACCTACTCTCTCACATTAACAATGGAGCAGCTGTTCTGGAGGTATTCACTTCAAAACAAACCTGATATGCTATGCCTTGCCTTTCATCATGGTCTCCGCTTTGGTTTTACTATCATTGGCAGCAAGCAGCTCCAGGTCCAGGGTACACGACAGACTTATGACTTGGTCAACATGAATCTCAAACTCACACCCAATGAGTGTTACTAA
- the LOC126704252 gene encoding protein ASPARTIC PROTEASE IN GUARD CELL 1-like, which produces MFFLLILIIPFLHFTPNTAIPHVQPHPNTTIVAPKVSRGFSVPLYHRAMLYREEFNLTKTTSSNYDAQKTMFTTGLYDRLNGVYVAYFMVGDPPQRQALLLDIGSDLLWVQCQPCITCFNQTDDLEFDPKESSSYREIPCNSALCNHDEDYIFSCDATIDRTSEKDCRFEIEYADDSSASGKMIIETLGFFSDVRPLENIVVGCANNNQGHFDEDTSGILGLGLGYYSLTNQLKVTNFSFCLPGPDFIYGSTLDMFYTEPEKDNTITVPLLLNPLHPSHYFVGFQGISLNNQMVPIPSSYWEFSTDPKSNIDGGVLVDSGASVSWMPTQVYEIFSTNFVQLTNMIQEKPPDSTTFNTCFSTRSTSRSVPEVKFHFTNTYSLTLTMEQLFWRYALQNKPDMLCLAFHHGLGFGFTIIGSKQLQGARQTYDLVNMNLKLTPNECY; this is translated from the coding sequence atgtttttccttttgatcCTAATCATTCCATTTCTTCACTTTACCCCCAACACAGCCATCCCCCATGTTCAGCCCCACCCAAACACAACCATTGTGGCACCAAAAGTTAGTCGTGGCTTCAGTGTTCCACTGTACCACCGAGCTATGCTTTACAGAGAggaattcaaccttacaaagacCACTAGTTCCAACTATGATGCTCAAAAGACAATGTTCACCACCGGCCTCTATGACAGGTTAAACGGTGTTTATGTGGCATACTTCATGGTTGGTGACCCTCCTCAACGCCAAGCACTATTGTTAGACATCGGCAGTGACCTACTTTGGGTGCAGTGCCAACCATGTATCACTTGTTTTAATCAAACCGACGACCTTGAGTTCGATCCAAAAGAATCTTCCTCTTACAGAGAGATTCCTTGCAACTCTGCACTATGCAACCATGACGAAGATTATATCTTCAGTTGCGATGCCACAATTGATAGAACTTCAGAAAAGGATTGCAGGTTTGAAATAGAATATGCTGATGATTCTAGTGCCTCCGGGAAAATGATCATAGAGACCCTGGGGTTTTTCTCGGACGTTAGgcccttggagaacatagtagTGGGATGCGCTAATAACAATCAAGGACACTTCGACGAAGATACGAGTGGCATTCTTGGTCTTGGCCTTGGTTATTACTCGTTAACTAACCAACTGAAGGTGACCAACTTTTCCTTTTGTCTGCCAGGTCCAGACTTCATTTATGGCTCCACATTAGACATGTTCTACACCGAGCCTGAAAAGGATAACACCATCACTGTACCTTTGCTTCTTAATCCGCTTCACCCCAGCCACTATTTTGTTGGTTTCCAAGGAATTAGCTTGAACAATCAAATGGTTCCCATTCCATCATCTTACTGGGAATTCAGCACCGACCCCAAATCTAATATTGATGGTGGTGTCTTGGTTGATTCAGGAGCCTCAGTGAGTTGGATGCCGACACAAGTCTATGAAATTTTCAGTACAAATTTCGTGCAACTCACCAATATGATCCAGGAGAAACCCCCAGACTCCACAACATTCAACACCTGTTTCTCAACCAGGTCCACATCCAGAAGTGTCCCTGAAGTCAAATTTCATTTCACCAACACCTACTCTCTCACATTGACAATGGAGCAGCTGTTCTGGAGGTATGCACTTCAAAACAAACCTGATATGCTATGCCTTGCCTTTCATCATGGTCTCGGCTTTGGTTTTACTATCATTGGCAGCAAGCAGCTCCAGGGTGCACGACAGACTTATGACTTGGTCAACATGAATCTCAAACTCACACCCAATGAGTGTTACTAA